A window from Thermanaerothrix sp. encodes these proteins:
- a CDS encoding phosphatidylglycerol lysyltransferase domain-containing protein — MIRYEPIGLSMMDRYEELLRLSPATADHRFPVLFGWHETLGYHLAFGERLCWIRQELPRRLYLSPVGCYDGVDWEAEFRQALGGQGEMASVPEETALMWQRAMPDRIRIEEDRDAFEYLHLAEELAHLRGNRYMRKRNHVNRFAKTFKYSYREITEGDVPRILDFQRRWCSARDCGSSFMLEGENRAVVSILENYGRFHSLVGGYVEVAGAVVAYAIGEGAGDVLYVHFEKADPSYASAYQVINREFALHNLDRFKVINREEDMGDPGLREAKMSYLPMGFVRKYRVFWSQGGF, encoded by the coding sequence ATGATTCGATACGAGCCCATAGGGCTTTCCATGATGGATAGGTACGAGGAGCTTTTGCGGCTCTCCCCCGCCACCGCGGACCACCGGTTCCCGGTGCTCTTCGGATGGCACGAGACCTTGGGTTATCACCTGGCCTTCGGGGAGCGCCTCTGCTGGATAAGGCAGGAACTGCCCAGGAGGCTGTACCTTTCGCCGGTGGGCTGCTACGATGGCGTGGACTGGGAGGCGGAGTTCCGCCAGGCCCTGGGGGGCCAGGGGGAGATGGCCTCGGTGCCGGAGGAGACCGCCCTCATGTGGCAGCGGGCCATGCCGGACCGCATAAGGATCGAGGAGGACCGGGACGCCTTTGAGTACCTGCACCTGGCGGAGGAGCTGGCGCACCTTAGGGGCAACCGCTACATGAGGAAGCGCAACCACGTGAACCGTTTCGCCAAGACGTTTAAATACTCCTACCGGGAGATAACCGAAGGGGACGTGCCGCGCATTTTGGACTTCCAGCGCCGGTGGTGCTCCGCCCGGGACTGCGGCAGCTCCTTCATGCTGGAGGGGGAGAACCGGGCGGTGGTGAGTATCCTCGAGAACTACGGCCGCTTCCACTCCCTGGTGGGGGGGTACGTGGAGGTGGCGGGGGCCGTGGTGGCCTACGCCATAGGGGAGGGGGCGGGGGACGTGCTGTACGTGCACTTCGAGAAGGCGGACCCCTCCTACGCCAGCGCCTACCAGGTGATAAACCGGGAGTTCGCCCTTCACAACCTGGATAGGTTCAAGGTTATAAACCGGGAGGAGGACATGGGGGACCCTGGGCTCAGGGAGGCCAAGATGTCGTACCTTCCAATGGGCTTCGTAAGGAAGTACCGGGTTTTTTGGAGCCAAGGCGGTTTCTAG